The Amycolatopsis umgeniensis DNA segment GGGCGGGCCGGCGACGTGCACCGCGGTTCCGGGTGTCACGTTCTCCGCCCATCCGGAACCGAGTCCGCCTTCGTGCAGCGCGACATCCAGATCGAGTTCCCCGGAAGCCGGGTCGTACCGGCGGACCGTGTACTCGCGCGACGTCGGCGACGGCTTCGGCCAGCGCAGCATGTCGCCGTGCTGTTCCGGCAGCCTCGGCTCGGCGTCCAGTTCGGGGAACAGGACTTTCACGTGCTCGTCGGGCGAATGCGCCTCGAACCCCGCCGTTCCGGCCCCGCCGAGGGTGACGCGGAGCAGTCCGGAGCCGATCATCTCCGTGCGCACCACTTCGGCCTGACGGACGCGGATCGGGTACGGCACCTTCTCCGCGTGCTCTCCCCCGCGCACCTCGGCGATGCGCTCGAGGTGCCGGTGGCGATGGTCGGCGCGGCTCACGCGGCGCTCCCGGTGAGGACCCGCGTCCAGTGGCCGAGGGTCGGCTGCTCGGCGAGGTCGGCGAACTCCAGGTTCTCCGCGCCTTCGGAACGCCATTGCTCGACCAGGCCCATGATCCGCATCGAGTCGAGGCCGAGGTCGGTGAGATCGGTTTCCGGCTTCAGCTCGGCCGCGTCGCAGCCGAGCAGTTCGGCGACGTCGGCGTGGATCTTTTCGGTCGTGAGACTCATTTACTGTGCTCCGGCGTGGATCGGGGCCAGCGCGGCGAGCGCGGCGGCGGTGGTGGTCAGGGCGCCACAGCGCTGGGCGACGTATTCGCAGGCCTGGTCGTGGCGTTCGCGCGAGAAGTCCGCGACCGCGTCCCCGACCAGGAACGGCTGGATGTCCCGCATGAACGCCTCGACGGCGGTGGCCTGGCAGCCGATATGCGCGTAGACGCCGGTGATCAGCAGCTGGTCCCGGCCCGCCTCGGCGAGCTGTTCGGTGAACGTGCTGCGCTGGAAAGCGCTGTAGCGCCACTTCGTCAGCACGGCGTCGCCCGGTTTCGGGGCGAGTTCGTCCACGACGTCGGCGGCGGCGGGGTCTTCGTCGATGACCGCGCCGATGCCGTCGCCCCAGAACTCGGTGAGCAGGCCGCGGTCCTCGGCGGCCTGGTGGCCCGGCTGGGCGGTGTAGAACACCGGGACACCCGCCGCGCGGGCGGCTTCCGCCAGTGCCGCGATGTTCGCGACCATCTCCGGCACCGGGGAGCCCTCGTACGGCGCGAGGAAGTACCGCTGCGCGTCGTGCACCAGCAGCGCGGCACGGGCGGAGTCGGGTTTCCAGCCGACCCGTCCGGCGGGCAACTCGGCCTCCGTCGGCAACGAGTAGGGCCGGATCTTGGGCAGTGACACGACTTTCATCCCTCCTTCGCCAGGGCGGCGAGTGCCGCCCGAAGCTCGCGCTTGCTGGTCTTGCCGACGCCGGTCACCGGGAACTCCGGCACCACCTGGACCAGATCGGGCACCTTGAACGCCGCCACCCCGCGCTCGCGCACGAACCGGCGGAGTTCCGCCGCGGCGGGTTCGGCCCCGGCCGCGGGGACGACGTAGGCGCAGGTGCGCTCGCCCAGGTACGGATCCGGCACCGCCACGACGGCGGCGTCGAGCACGCCGGGGTGGGCCATCAGATGGTTCTCGACCTCTTCGGCGGCCACCTTTTCGCCGCCGCGGTTGATCTGTTCCTTGGCCCGGCCGACCACTTCCAGATGTCCCGACGGGTGCTGCCGCACGAGATCTCCCGTGCGATAGAAACCGTCCTCGGTGAACGCGGTCTTGTTGTGCTCGGTGGCGCGGTAGTAGCCGCGGATCGTGTACGGACCGCGGGTGAGCAGCGCGCCGATCTCGCCCGGCGCGACGACATCGTCCGAAGTGGACAGCGGGTCGTCCGGGTTCACGACGCGGATCTCGTCGTCCGGCGAGATCGGCCGTCCCTGCGTCGCGAGGACGTACTCGTCCGGATCGTCGAGGCGGGTGTAGCAGACCAGCCCCTCGGCCATGCCGAACACCTGCTGCAGGCGGCAGCCCAGCGCGGGCCCGATCTTCTCGGCCAGTTCGCGGGCGCATTTGGCGCCACCGACCAGCAGGACGTCCAAAGAGGACAGATCGCGGGTGGTCCTCGCGGCCGCTTGTGCCCACGCGGCGGCCAGCGGCGGCACGAGCCCGGTGATCGTCACGCCCTCGGCCTCGATCAGCCGGAACGCGGTGTCGGCGTCCGGACGCGGAGCGAACACCGTGGCCGCTCCCGCGTGCAGCGCCCCGAGCAGACCGGGTGAGCTGAGCGGGAAGTTGTGCGCGGCGGGCAGTGCGGCCAGG contains these protein-coding regions:
- a CDS encoding SIP domain-containing protein; translated protein: MSRADHRHRHLERIAEVRGGEHAEKVPYPIRVRQAEVVRTEMIGSGLLRVTLGGAGTAGFEAHSPDEHVKVLFPELDAEPRLPEQHGDMLRWPKPSPTSREYTVRRYDPASGELDLDVALHEGGLGSGWAENVTPGTAVHVAGPPGGLIVPHTYDRYLLAGDLTALPAIARWLEELPRTAAGWAFIEVADASEEIELSAPEDVEVHWLHRGDVAPGDSDVLARAVQTIEVPAGERLYAWVAGEAGQIKPLRRWLKNDLGLGKDDHDVTGYWKRGVADFDDEHDH
- a CDS encoding phosphopantetheine-binding protein translates to MSLTTEKIHADVAELLGCDAAELKPETDLTDLGLDSMRIMGLVEQWRSEGAENLEFADLAEQPTLGHWTRVLTGSAA
- a CDS encoding isochorismatase family protein, with the protein product MKVVSLPKIRPYSLPTEAELPAGRVGWKPDSARAALLVHDAQRYFLAPYEGSPVPEMVANIAALAEAARAAGVPVFYTAQPGHQAAEDRGLLTEFWGDGIGAVIDEDPAAADVVDELAPKPGDAVLTKWRYSAFQRSTFTEQLAEAGRDQLLITGVYAHIGCQATAVEAFMRDIQPFLVGDAVADFSRERHDQACEYVAQRCGALTTTAAALAALAPIHAGAQ
- a CDS encoding AMP-binding protein, which gives rise to MNPDHVPWPPETAARYRASGHWRGQTFGKLLTSLAEAYAERLAVIGETARWTFAELDERAHRLAAGFAEAGIRPGDRVVVQLPNVPEFASVVFGLWRAGALPVFALPAHRVSELRHFAEQSEAAAILTVGEHERFDHAAMARSVAAEIPSVREVFVVGTEEFAALEATTPRALPDPDPAGVAFLQLSGGSTGLPKLIPRTHDDYLYSVRESARICGLRPESVYLAALPAAHNFPLSSPGLLGALHAGAATVFAPRPDADTAFRLIEAEGVTITGLVPPLAAAWAQAAARTTRDLSSLDVLLVGGAKCARELAEKIGPALGCRLQQVFGMAEGLVCYTRLDDPDEYVLATQGRPISPDDEIRVVNPDDPLSTSDDVVAPGEIGALLTRGPYTIRGYYRATEHNKTAFTEDGFYRTGDLVRQHPSGHLEVVGRAKEQINRGGEKVAAEEVENHLMAHPGVLDAAVVAVPDPYLGERTCAYVVPAAGAEPAAAELRRFVRERGVAAFKVPDLVQVVPEFPVTGVGKTSKRELRAALAALAKEG